Sequence from the Christiangramia fulva genome:
TGAAGGATGAAAGCAGGCACGGCAGCTGGCCTTTAGCCAAAGATATTTCGGGAAAATCCTTGCTGGAATGGAGCCAGCACCGGGAAGGAAAGGCCCTTTTATTCTATGAGGAGCTGCTAAGCCATATTAACAGGGGTGAAATCAGGGAAATGCTGCTCTCCCAAAAAAATGAGGTTCGCATGGCCATAGAAAAGCTGGAAGCACTGGCAGAAGCAGGTTCCTGAATTAAACCGGACTTAGAACATTTTGCTGTACCTGGGTGATCTTAATTCTGCTTTTAGGAATAGCGGGAATTCTGCTTTTTCTTATCCTGAGATCCTGGGGTGGCAGCTCGTAATTCATGTTACTTGTTAGTAATTTCAGGGCTGCGATGTTCAATTTGATGGTATTAACCTTTTATATAATGTTGAAGATCCGAGCAGGAATAACTCACTTTTGGGTAAACCTGTAGAAGAAGATTATTACGGCGGCAGCTGTGATAAGGCAGGCAATGGCAAGTATAGTCAGCTGCAAATCGCTCATAGGTTACTTTTTCTTTAAGGTAACCATAATAAACTCCATAATTGATAGTTATAAGCACTTTAACGAATCAAAAACAGATGTTAAAAAATTTAAGAAAGCTGGGCTTATTAAAGATAGCGATTACCGGATCTTTTCTCTCCCTTGAAGATGAAAAAGAGAATTTCTGAAATAGTGCGGTTACTGAGGCACATTTTTATTCCCAAAAAGAGAAAAGCAGCCCATAGCAGCAAGCCTATAACAGAATATATAATTAATAGATCCATAGTTTTTTGGTTAAAAAAGGAGGAAAGCCTACCTGATTTCCTCCTTTTTACTGGTTAGGTTTAACCTAAACATTGGCAATAATCTGCCAATCCCTACACTTATATATTCCAAATATAAAGGAAGAATTAAGAAGTGTTTAACGCAATAAAAAATCTAATTGACTCATTTGTAGATTTATATGCTTCCCAGCTAAAATATACATCAAACAAAATTATTTAAAACAGGCGGGTTTGGGGGGGGATCAGGGAGCCCTCAAATTTTCAGGTCAGACTATAAAAGGACAAAGGGAACCAAAAATGAATATTTCACATCTTCTGTTCCCTTTGATTGTCATTATCTCATCTGGTATTATCCAAATGATCTGCAGGTTTGTTCTCAGCTCAACTTAATATAGCACCCTGTAATGACATGATTAAAGATACAAAATGTTTTTCATTAAAAGGTGAAAAAATGAGATTCTTTTTTATAAAAAATAAGCAATAAAAAAACAGGAAAATCTTATACCCAAATTAAAGTCTGTCTTTAGTATCTTTAGGTCGAAAATCTCCTAAAATTATGGAAAAAAAGATCCTGATTCCCACGAATTTTTCAAAACACGTATGGCACGCTTTGATCGTTGCCATGCAGCTTTACCATAAACATCCCTGCACTTTTTACCTGCTGAACGTATATTCTTCACCTGGATTTCTGGGAGAAAGTCTTCCGCTGAACCGAAATGAGGAATCTCAGGATTCGGCCAGGGAAATTTCTGAAAAGGGTCTTGACAGGATCATGAAGGGCTTAAGTTTCAGACAGGAAAATGCGAGGCATAGCTTTGAAACCATTTCTTACCAGGGAAATTTAATAGAAGGCATACAGGAACAAATAGAAAAATTGGGTATCGATCTCGTAATTCTAGGCGCTGCCGGCGAATCGTCTCGCATCAGTGCGTCTTATGACAGCAAGATCTCCAGTATCACCGAAGAGGTCGAGCAATGCCCTGTTTTTATTATTCCCGAAGAAAAAGACCTAAACGCCTCTTCAGGGACCGAGATCGTGTTTCCTTCAAATTTCAGAATACCTTTTAAGCAAAAAGAACTGGAAGCACTTCTGGAACTGGCTAATAATCTAAAGGCTTCA
This genomic interval carries:
- a CDS encoding universal stress protein, yielding MEKKILIPTNFSKHVWHALIVAMQLYHKHPCTFYLLNVYSSPGFLGESLPLNRNEESQDSAREISEKGLDRIMKGLSFRQENARHSFETISYQGNLIEGIQEQIEKLGIDLVILGAAGESSRISASYDSKISSITEEVEQCPVFIIPEEKDLNASSGTEIVFPSNFRIPFKQKELEALLELANNLKASVRVLYINSEDKPLTSEQEENKADLARLLEDINFSFHTLTQTSPTVGVHLFLQSRESEILALYQRKQGFFSRLFHKTRLDDIDFDPKLPVLVLKEFQ